The genomic stretch CAGACGAGCAGGATCGGGCTGGACCAGGAACTGCTTCTCGTAGCCACCGATCGAGTCCACGCCCGCCACCCCGTCGATGGAGCGCATGAGCGGAGCCACCACCCAGTCCTGCACCGTGCGAAGATAGGCTGCCTTGGCGACTTCGGTGTCGAGGCGCTCGCCGCGTTCGGTGATGAAGCTCCCGTCCGCCTGCCAGCCGGTTCGACCACCCTTGGGCGCATCGCGACCTCCCGGATACTCGTATTCGATCGTATACATGAGCACTTCGCCCAGGCCCGTCGAGATCGGCCCCATCGTAGGCTCGGCGCCTTCCGGCAGGGAGGCGCCGATCGGGGCGAGCCGTTCGTTCACCTGGCTGCGTGCGAAGTAGATATCGGTGCCTTCTTCGAAGATCGCCGTGACCTGGCTGAAGCCGTTGCGCGAGATCGAGCGGGTCATCTCGAGCCCCTCGATCCCGGCAAGCCCGGTCTCGATGGGAAATGTCACCTGCGTCTCTACCTGCGAGGGGGAGAGCGCGGGAACGCTGGTGTTGATCTGCACCTGTGTGTTGGTGATGTCCGGCACCGCATCGATCGGCAGGCGCAAAAGGTTCATGGCGCCGTAGATCGCGGCCAAGACGGTTAGGACGATGACCGCCCAGCGGAACCGCACGGCGATGTCGAGGATGGCCCCGATCAAACCGTGGCGATGGCTGGCCGAACCGGCGTGACTTCCCACGTCGGGTGTGAGCCCTGTCTCAGTGACCATGTTCGGCGCCCTCCTTCCCGAGTTCGGCCTTGAGCAGGAAGGCGTTGGCGACAGCGATCCGCCATCCCTCCTGGAGGCCGGAGAGAATCGTCACCATGCCTGCAGACCGAGTTCCGACTTGGACCTCGCGGGCCTGGAACCCGGTCTGCGTCCGGACAAAGACGACATCGCGCCCCTCGACCACCTGGATGGCGTCTTCCGGCACCGCGATGCGGTCGCGGTCGATCTCACCCGAAGGTCTGATCCGCGCCTGGAGAAACGCGCCCGGCTGAAGGCCAGGAACACCGCGCGACAACGACAGGACCGCAGTGGCACTGCGGCTTTCCGGATCGAGAGAAGGCGTGACCGAACGAACCCGGGCGCCGATTTCGCGGCCATCGCCGACGACCAGCACCGCCTCGTCACCAGGTTGGATGCGTGAGGCTTCAGCCGAAGGCAGTGCCACCTCGATCTGGAGTCCATTGGGATCGACCACGCGGTAGAGTTCTTCGCCGGCATCCACGAAGGCCCCCAGCACAATCGGTGCCGCGGTGATCCTGCCAGCGAGGGGTGAGGTGACTGCCAGCGAACGCCCGTCGCCGCTGACACCGGCTGCTGCTACTGCCGCCTGCGCCCGTTGCAATTCCGAACGCGCTACGCTGAGATTGGCCTGCGCGGCTTCCAGATCCTGACGGGCCGTGACATTCTCCTCGAACAAACGCCGTTCGCGTTCGTAGGCGGAGGACAGCTCGGTCACCCGGGCCCGTGCCGCGCTGAGTTGCGAGGCAAGCGCGGCGGCATCCGCGCTCTCGATGCGCGCTACGATCTCGCCGCGCGAGACATAGTCGCCGAGCGTCTTGCCCACGGAGCGGACGACTCCCGAAGCGCGGGCGTCGATCCGCGCCGAAGCGGTGGGGCGTGCCGCGACCGTTGCCGGGAAGACGAGTTCGACAGCGGCTCCAGAACGCACTGCCGCCACCTGTATCCCGGCCTCGCTGATCTGCTCGTTGCTCAGCGTGACTACCCCCTCGGGTGTCTCCGCCTCCGTTTCTTTCTGCGCATGGTCGTCGACTTCGGCGGTCGGCCAGAAGATCAGCGTCAGCGCGCCGATCGCGATTACGATTCCGACGAGGATCGCAAGCTTTTTGCGTGTCATGGATGTATCTTTCATTGTGCGGCCAGCCCGATCAGTTCGGCTGCGGCCAGGCCCCTCTGCTCGCGGGCTGCGATAAGCGCCTCGCGGATCGTGTCGCGCGCCTCGGCGGCAGCGAGAACTTCGATCAGGGGGAAACGTCCGTTGCGATATCCGATGCTCACGAGGCGTAGCGCCTCCTCCGCCTGCGGGAGCGATGTTTGCGACACGGTCTCGACGCGCGCTTCGGCACCAAGATACTTCGCTCGGGCGCTGGCAACCGCCTGCTCGTAGTCCGCGAGGGCTACGGCTTCGCGAGCGTTCGCTGCCCGCAACCGAGCCTCGGCAGCCGCAACGTTACCCTGGTTGCGATCCCGAAAGGGAAGCGGGATCGAAACACCGACGAGGAAGGCGTTATCGCCGCTTTCCCCGAAGCGCCGCACGCCCGCGGAGACTGTCGGATCGGGAATACGCAGACTTCGCTGCCGCTCGATTTCCGCCGCAGCAGCCGTGCTCTCGGCACGCGCAACCCTGTAGGTCAGGCTATCGGCCGCCCCGGCCATGAGGGAAGCGGGCGGGAGGATATCCGGAAAATCCGCCGGAACGAAGGGCGCTTCACTGCCCGCCCATAGAGCGGCAAGCGCAATCCGGGCCGACAGGCTCTCCGCCTCGGCCTCGACCAGATGCGCGCGCGCTTCGGCGAGGGCTGCATCCGCTCTCAGCGCGCGCAGAGGCGGCTCGCGGCCGACCTCCACAAGGACACCGGCGATGCGCGCCAGTTCGTCATTGCGCGCGACCACATCCTGCGCAAGTTCGACCCGGGCAGCAGCGGCAGCAGCCCTGAGGTATCGTTCGCGCACTAATTGTCCGAGTTCCACCGTGGTCAGATCGGCCCTGAGGGCTGCGAGTTCCGCCTGGGCTTCAGCCGCACCGACACGGGCGGAACGTTTGCCGCCGAGTTCGAGACGCTGGCCTACAGAGAGGGTATACTCGGTCGCCTGAAGGCCGGAAAAAGCCCCGCTGCCAGCGAGGTTCTCGACCTCGAAGGACACTTCGGGATTAGGCCGGAGACGGGCCTGATCGACAAGCGCCGCTGCCGCCTCGGATTCCGCGCGGGGTCCCACGAGGCGAGGGTTGGTGGCGGGGGTATCGGTCTCAATGGCAACCCCGCTGAGCTCGAGGGCGTCGTCGAGCGTGACGACACGCTGGGCCTGCGCGCTGGCAGATCCCGTGGACA from Altererythrobacter epoxidivorans encodes the following:
- a CDS encoding efflux RND transporter periplasmic adaptor subunit produces the protein MTRKKLAILVGIVIAIGALTLIFWPTAEVDDHAQKETEAETPEGVVTLSNEQISEAGIQVAAVRSGAAVELVFPATVAARPTASARIDARASGVVRSVGKTLGDYVSRGEIVARIESADAAALASQLSAARARVTELSSAYERERRLFEENVTARQDLEAAQANLSVARSELQRAQAAVAAAGVSGDGRSLAVTSPLAGRITAAPIVLGAFVDAGEELYRVVDPNGLQIEVALPSAEASRIQPGDEAVLVVGDGREIGARVRSVTPSLDPESRSATAVLSLSRGVPGLQPGAFLQARIRPSGEIDRDRIAVPEDAIQVVEGRDVVFVRTQTGFQAREVQVGTRSAGMVTILSGLQEGWRIAVANAFLLKAELGKEGAEHGH
- a CDS encoding TolC family protein, with translation MSAISWRAVPVWGLILALSTGSASAQAQRVVTLDDALELSGVAIETDTPATNPRLVGPRAESEAAAALVDQARLRPNPEVSFEVENLAGSGAFSGLQATEYTLSVGQRLELGGKRSARVGAAEAQAELAALRADLTTVELGQLVRERYLRAAAAAARVELAQDVVARNDELARIAGVLVEVGREPPLRALRADAALAEARAHLVEAEAESLSARIALAALWAGSEAPFVPADFPDILPPASLMAGAADSLTYRVARAESTAAAAEIERQRSLRIPDPTVSAGVRRFGESGDNAFLVGVSIPLPFRDRNQGNVAAAEARLRAANAREAVALADYEQAVASARAKYLGAEARVETVSQTSLPQAEEALRLVSIGYRNGRFPLIEVLAAAEARDTIREALIAAREQRGLAAAELIGLAAQ